In Fluviispira sanaruensis, a genomic segment contains:
- the choX gene encoding choline ABC transporter substrate-binding protein: MRKICFLFTVALSLLVQKTYAMQNCKVIRVSDVGWTDITATTSVAHLLLKAMGYEVKEKNLSLQITFNSLKNNDIDVFFGAWLPSMASILEPYEKNKQIEKIGTLLQNAKYTLAVPSYVYDSGVQSMADLAKYNDKFQSKIFAIEPGNDGNKNIQKMIDGNAYGLKNWKMVESSEQAMLMQVYSAYKNKKWIVFLGWQPHPMNTKIYMKYLKGGENYFGPDQGKSTVHTTTRKNYAIDCPNVANFLKNIQFSINDENELMDMILYKNIEPKEAAEIWLKVNLPTVEKWIVNVNNFDGTKTTLQTIEKNLFNSKK, translated from the coding sequence ATGCGCAAAATCTGTTTTCTTTTCACGGTTGCTCTCAGTTTATTAGTCCAAAAAACTTATGCTATGCAAAATTGCAAAGTGATTCGAGTATCCGACGTGGGCTGGACCGATATAACAGCTACGACATCTGTTGCTCATTTGCTTTTAAAAGCAATGGGATACGAGGTTAAAGAAAAAAATCTTTCACTGCAAATTACATTTAATAGCCTTAAAAACAACGATATTGATGTTTTTTTTGGTGCATGGCTTCCCTCAATGGCTTCAATCTTAGAACCATATGAAAAAAATAAACAGATAGAAAAGATAGGGACACTCTTGCAGAACGCAAAATACACTTTAGCAGTTCCAAGTTATGTCTATGACTCAGGTGTACAAAGTATGGCAGATCTGGCAAAATATAATGATAAATTTCAATCTAAAATCTTTGCGATAGAACCAGGAAATGATGGAAACAAAAATATACAAAAAATGATAGATGGCAATGCCTATGGTTTAAAAAATTGGAAAATGGTTGAATCAAGTGAACAAGCTATGCTTATGCAGGTTTATAGTGCATATAAAAACAAAAAGTGGATAGTTTTCTTAGGTTGGCAACCACATCCAATGAATACAAAAATCTATATGAAATATCTAAAAGGAGGAGAAAATTACTTTGGACCGGATCAAGGTAAATCCACTGTCCACACTACTACTCGCAAAAATTACGCTATAGACTGCCCAAATGTAGCAAACTTTTTAAAAAATATTCAGTTCTCTATTAATGACGAAAACGAATTAATGGATATGATTTTATATAAAAATATTGAACCGAAAGAAGCTGCTGAAATTTGGCTAAAAGTAAATTTACCCACAGTTGAAAAATGGATTGTAAATGTTAACAATTTCGATGGAACAAAGACAACTCTTCAAACCATTGAAAAAAATCTTTTTAATTCGAAAAAATAA
- a CDS encoding ABC transporter permease: MQKLPIGHWAQEGVNFLTKIFESQFRFFSESISAIIEYFISILIWFPAWSFIVINLFIIYIFNRSLKNILLIGFCFFAILNLGYWEETLETLTLVLFATVTSILIGVPLGILCAHHHYIYSFMRPILDLMQTIPTFVYLIPTLMLFGLGMAPGLISTIIFAMPAVIRLTYLGVQSVPTSLLEVADSFGASTRKKLFSVEIPYAWQSIKTGVSQCMMLSLSMVVVAALVGADGLGKPVVQALNTVNIAKGIEAGMSIVFLAILLDRIFAHTKQKLGATK, encoded by the coding sequence ATGCAAAAACTTCCCATTGGGCATTGGGCACAAGAGGGAGTGAATTTTCTGACAAAAATTTTTGAAAGTCAATTTCGCTTTTTCTCTGAATCCATTTCTGCAATTATTGAATATTTTATATCAATTTTAATATGGTTTCCTGCATGGTCATTTATTGTTATTAACTTGTTTATTATTTATATTTTCAATCGCAGTCTAAAAAATATTCTCCTCATCGGATTTTGTTTTTTTGCAATATTAAATTTAGGATATTGGGAAGAAACTTTAGAAACTTTGACACTTGTTCTTTTTGCCACTGTTACCTCAATATTAATTGGTGTTCCGTTAGGTATTCTCTGTGCACACCATCATTATATTTATTCTTTTATGCGACCTATTCTCGATCTTATGCAAACTATTCCTACATTTGTTTATTTAATCCCAACATTAATGCTCTTTGGTCTTGGCATGGCTCCAGGACTTATCTCTACAATTATATTTGCCATGCCTGCAGTTATTCGTTTGACTTATCTTGGAGTGCAAAGTGTTCCAACTTCATTACTCGAAGTTGCTGATTCTTTTGGAGCAAGCACACGAAAAAAACTTTTTTCTGTTGAAATTCCATATGCTTGGCAATCGATAAAAACAGGAGTGTCGCAATGCATGATGCTCTCACTTTCTATGGTTGTCGTGGCCGCCTTAGTAGGTGCAGATGGATTGGGCAAACCCGTAGTACAAGCTCTTAACACAGTCAATATTGCAAAAGGAATCGAAGCTGGAATGAGCATTGTCTTTCTTGCTATTTTACTCGATCGCATTTTTGCCCATACAAAGCAAAAATTGGGAGCTACAAAATGA
- a CDS encoding ATP-binding cassette domain-containing protein: MIEHFNIKQLDLVFGKKINKAFQALDAGKSREEIQQELQQTVAVSNANFSVYKGEILVIMGLSGSGKSSLLRCLNGMNGRNIGKIRGQILFFDSNKNAKIDITQCPKSSLREIRKHQVSMVFQQFGLMPWRTVGENVAFPLEIQGIKHQERLKQVEEKLAIVGLEKWIDHYPHELSGGMQQRVGLARAFITQADVLLMDEPFSALDPLIRKQLKDEILDLQQKLKKTIVFVTHDFSEAIKIGSRIAIMDSGKILQIGQPQEIIENPACEIVKKFTEDIKASHVFLN, translated from the coding sequence ATGATTGAGCATTTTAATATTAAACAACTCGATCTTGTTTTTGGGAAGAAAATAAATAAAGCCTTTCAAGCTTTAGATGCAGGGAAATCTAGGGAAGAAATACAACAGGAATTGCAACAAACCGTTGCTGTTAGTAATGCAAATTTCTCCGTTTATAAAGGAGAGATTCTTGTCATAATGGGCTTATCTGGTTCAGGAAAATCCTCTTTGTTACGTTGTTTAAATGGCATGAACGGAAGAAATATCGGTAAAATTCGAGGCCAGATCCTCTTTTTTGATTCTAATAAAAATGCAAAGATTGATATAACCCAATGCCCAAAAAGTAGCCTTAGAGAAATTAGAAAACATCAAGTCTCAATGGTTTTTCAGCAATTTGGTTTAATGCCGTGGCGCACTGTAGGAGAGAATGTTGCGTTCCCTTTAGAAATACAAGGAATAAAACATCAAGAGCGCCTTAAACAAGTAGAAGAAAAATTAGCGATCGTTGGACTTGAAAAATGGATAGATCATTATCCTCATGAGCTTTCAGGTGGTATGCAACAAAGAGTTGGACTCGCTCGTGCATTTATCACCCAAGCCGACGTTTTATTAATGGATGAACCTTTTTCTGCACTCGATCCCCTTATTCGCAAACAACTGAAAGATGAAATTTTAGATTTGCAGCAAAAATTAAAAAAGACCATTGTCTTTGTTACCCATGATTTTTCTGAAGCAATAAAAATTGGTTCACGTATTGCAATCATGGATTCGGGAAAAATATTACAAATTGGTCAGCCCCAAGAAATAATTGAAAATCCAGCATGTGAAATTGTTAAAAAATTTACAGAAGATATTAAAGCAAGCCATGTATTTTTAAATTAA